The stretch of DNA CAGCGCCGCTCCGAGCGACGCTCCGGCGAACATCAGCCAGCAGCGAATATCCGCCACCGGCCCACATGGGCTCTCCTCCCGGTACAGAACCCTGGTTCCGGTCTCATACACCGCTGGAAGCAGACTGTAGGCTGTTATGAACCGGATCAGCAGCGGGTTCGGGTCTCCCAGAACCAGCAGAGTTGTAATAGTTACTGCTGACCATCGTAGAGCCGCTGAAAGCCACAGATGCGCAAAATGTCCCAAAACGCTGTGAATCCCAGCAAATCCTGATgcgtaaaataaagaaagatcAACGCAAACTGCTAAAGTCAAAGCGAAGACTTTGTGAACTGTTGTTCGGTCTTTTCCTGCCATGTTTCAGCTGCAGCCGTCCTCATATGACCTGATCTGCTGTAACTGAAGCGTTTACCTTCTtactttcagtttcattttctggCAAATTTAGGGGTTTCCCTTAAATGCAGCGGAGGACGAGtcaatattttttgctttcacaTTCAAAGATCACCACcaataatataatttataattatatataatataatttccattttttaatttgtctaatAAGGGAATGTATGAATAGCTgtaattgcattaaaaatattatagtGCTTTCATATTTTACAATCTGTGGCTCTAAAGATTTATGATCTAACTGAAAATTCCAGAtaataacatggaaaaaataaatacatgaattatACATGCAATTAATTACTTAACTAAATGGCAACTAAACTTAAAAAACAGGAAGGTCCAAGATTACTTTCCCAGCAGCCATCAGAGTTCAGCATGTCACCAAGCATATAAGTGTCTGAAGATAACAAAACTCTATTAGACAATCTGGTTTGAGTTGTGCTTCAAAGACGTAGCATGAACCTCAGGtccaaaaatattataataacTATTCTGTCTGTTCTGATATTGTTTCAGCTATTTGTCTTTAAGAAGATATAAAAGCTCAAGATTCCTGTTTGAATCAACCTCTGCGCTTAACAACAATCATATAGTATCATTGGTGCATCTATACAGCATAGTTCATATGCTTATTAAACAGATGCTGTATTCAAGAGACACAttgtatgaaatattttaacaaagtattttaaatagttACTCTGCTGCTGATAAGTGtagttttaaaatacagttggtacattttgtgttattattaCAAAAGCTTAACATAAAGTTATAGTTTGATACTTTGTTTTTCCCCAAGTTGCAAAATTATActtgaataaaactaaaaactccAGCTTTGAAACTTAGAGAGAACTGCAATTTATTagattttgataaatgtacacTGGTTCCAGGTTTACAGTCCAGTGAGCGGACACAtgtatcataaaaaaaaactgacgaTGAAAGAAAGATCACTGATCAAAAAAGGTTGGTAAATCATTTCCCAGAATGACTTTCTCCTCTGTGCCGTGTTCGTCAATGGTGACCAAGTAGGCCACGCCACCGCTGGAGCCGTCGCGGTTCATGGCCAAAGAAAGAGCTGCAGAATAAGAACAGGAGATAatacttttattaaaagatCTGTACTATGACATGATGCAgaaaagttttagtttattaGAAGAAATGCATAACAAAAACACTTACTGTTAACCACAAACTGCTGACACTCCTTCTTATTCATTCCTTTTCGATACTCAGCATCAACAAATCCATAAACGTAGGAGCTGCCTGAACCGCCAACAGCGAAAGGCTGTTTGGTCAGGAGCCCGTTCAGGGTCGCAAAAACCTGCAGGTCAGACAgagacaaaagaacaaaatgacaacaattaaaattacaacataCACCTATAACATTAAGTGTGCTGATAACATAAGTAGTCATGAGTATAACTCACCAACTATAAAGATATTTCTAATGTGACTTTGAAcagatttttaacttttaagtttaatttttcatgcatttgctctagcaaacattttcactttacCAACCTGTCCTCCATCTTTTCTGTCCCATCCAGCGACAATAAGATGAGCTGACAGCTCCTCCTTGTATTTGTATGAAATGTTCTTCACTAGAGTGGCAGCTGAGCGAACCTGTGGGTCCTCACCGATTTCCATGCTGGCAGAAGACATTACATTCTTTAGACATATTGTTATAACATTGATAAAACATATTCCTTTAATAAAtcacattgtttctttttatatgtctcctaataaaatatttggtcCAAACTAGGGAAtttcttctgtattttaaacactaaaataaaacattagttgtttttttttttactgaaatttaatgaaatgatttgatattttgtttatttagttgtgTTAGCCTACATACCAAGTTAAAGTATTATTCTGATATTTGACAAAcatggttttggttgtttaaatctgcagtatgtaacttttacaaaaaatgtttttcacatatttactaaaattataattatactGTGACAGAAcaatataagacagataatctttgaaaaaattaagctcctctgctttttcccagtgctcccagtactaACTGGGGTTGCAAAAACCTGCAAGtacaccactcagtcagaaacaaccaatcagagtcaggaggaggttCTTAGCATTGTCAATCACTTTGTGTATGTGCCACTCACATCCTTCCCCTTGCTCTCTGTTATGCTGCACCCTGTTCACCACAATGAacctgccatgaatgctaaagGTAGTTAGCATGCCCACCGATGGCAGCAGATAAACAACTTTATTGTAACTGTGatttgtttctctgtcattagcacattgagtAACGTGTACacaagattgattgacagctctaaaACATTCCTCATGGATCTGATTGGTTTTGACTGAGAGCGGTGCATTTTTACAGGCAGTAAtactgggaggaggtggaggaggtggattTTTTCACAGAACTTTTCTCTCAAACCACGCTGTCATGACATGgcaacagttttaacaaataaagagcatatttctgtaaaaattaCACACTACAGCTTTAATCGAAAATATAATCTTCTGGCAACTGACAGTGAGTCCAAAAACCACCAGTGAGAAGATTAAAAGTGGATCCAAacccttcaaaataaatctCTCACTTTTACATAAGTTTTATGGTCAAAATTCCTAATAGTTTGTAACCAGAAATGAAACATGAATCGTGTTGtacaaagtaattttaaaactgttaacGATAGGAAATTAATGCGCGAAAttaatgtatatatttacataaacaaataaCTAGGTTTGGAGTTTTTTAGCTttagagtaaaagaaaaacacagatgttcacaaaaaaggggaaaatagTGTCAGAACATTAGTAGGTcagcaaaataatgaaaagaaaatacattctGTGCAACTTTATTCACATTATGTTGAATAAATTCTATGCAAGTATATAAAGTATTCACTTCTATAAGTAAAAAATGCTCAGTTcttattgttttctgtaaacTCTGGAGGGTTTAAAGAACTTCGCAGCAGCAGGTCCCACACACCTGACCTCGGTGTCCTCACCTGTGGACATCCAGCTGGTAGTTCACCATCTCAGCGATGGTCTGAGCGTCTGCAGCGGATCCTGACAGGGCGCAGTAGATCTTATCATGGAGTGGAGACAATTTATTCATCACCCTGTTCACCACTGATGCCCTGGTtcgacagaaaatatttcagattatttttaagtaatataacaTCACGGTATAGTATAGAGACACGCAGGCAACTTACCCTGCAGACACTCTGGAATCAGAGCCCAACACGACGCCTCCATTAAACTCTATGGCGATTATAGTTGTCTAGAAAcggaattaaaaatcattttaccgAAACAACTTCACACATAAACCGCCCAGAGAGTTTCTTAAACATATTAAACTCTTTACTTACTCCTGTTTTCACCTCCTCGGACAACCATTGCGGCTCTGCTTCTCCCAACATGGCAGACAGTTTTTAACGACACCGACAGTAAAATAACTGACGAGCTGAAAACAAAGCGACGCGCAGGGAACAGTTGGAAGCGATTCAAAGCGTATTAAGTTGAAGCACGCTAATGCTTATCGAAGCCTTTTGTGTGTCAAGCTAGCTTCAGACTCAAATATCAGactccatttttttctgagtCAAACCGAAATTGAAACCTAAacttttcctcctctgcaggGAGGACTGACGGGTCAGCCAGCTTCACATTAGTTCTCATGTTTGTGTTACgtttatattatttatgtttaaagtttATAATAATGAATGCCTAAACTTTAAATGTCATAATTGctattaaaaattgtattttataaattattttcacagGTCATGGAGCTGTACACTGAGCCATGTTTGTTACTGAAGTCTTATCctgtgttgatgtttttcaaTGACTTGGAAATTTGGGCCTTTATGTCAAATGTTTAAATGccaatgtgacatttttatacatttattggTTAAAAGCAACATAATGCACATTTTGAAGCTGTGACAGCATTTATCAGCAGGAATTTATTTCACTAGTAATTACACTTTACATTTAGACTAATTGCACTTTACATACCGGTACATTTCATAGAAAccctgctttattttatttatttcttactttagttttttttatttaatttgtgaagTGGTTATACAAAGTCTGAATGTCATTGCCAATCATAGCCATTGCAGTGAAGCTAAATACCATTAAAACTTCTtgatttttgaatatttaaaaatgtaatactCAAACTAAGACAAAAGAGGGAAAAtaagtttatgaaaaaaaagaaaatgttttatcttcacAAATAATACCAAACACTAGTATGttagaaaatgaacatttatttgtttttgggggtggggggtgggtgGGCAGTTCATCCACTGAACAGTTCATAATGACAGACTCAACTGATTCATTTAATTCCTCATGTAAGATTATCTAAAGTTCAATAAGGcaacaaactaattttaatctgtAGAATCTGAAGTTGAGTGAGGAGTTTTTTATATTGCTTTCTTTTgcagaaagcaataaaatatacagtttcctttagaaaaaaggaaactgtGGCCTtgaaactgatcattttctaACAAGTTTTAAAGTGGcattcacacaaaaaagtaaaaaaaaaaaaataattcattcatCATGGAATCGTGGCAGCTTGTCTCCAGGTACAACCACATGCTCCACCCCTTTTCCTGTGATCACCACCAGGTGAGCAACACCTCCGCTGACGTTGTCCCTCCCCATCGCCAGAGCAAGAGCTGTggagaaaagagaggaaaggaAAGAGAGAACAAAACTTAGGTCAAGTTTAATACTTAAAAAGATTATACATGCAGCTTTTATGTCACCAACTGGTAAAATCTAATAATTGATCATCAAAAGATAAATTTATACTTGACGctaatcattttcatttaattaaagtctaatatttgcaaaacaaatttaagccTTTCAATAAACTATTTCAATTAAGAAATTATGAATGtgtttgaatatttgtttattatttttttaatttattagtaCCATTGGTGGCAAACTGTAGACATTCCTCTCTGGTCATGTTGGGTTTGTATTTAGCGTCAACGTATCCGTAGATGTAGGTGCTTCCTGAGCCGCCGATGGTAACCTGCTGGCTGATTAACATCCCACCCAGAGACACAACATAAACCTGGAGGAGGAACGAGAACATCAGCAATGCAGTTAAAGGAGTTTGAACAGATTtcaaagtattcatacacctttacatttttttagattttttcatttgctgtatGTATTTTAACGGGATTTTATAGAAAAGAACAGCAAGGTCTCTAGTGATAGGTCAGCAATTAACACATTATTGAAGGGAAAATAATAATCCAATACCAATcttttacagttaaaaccagaagaatatgttgtgcatttgtgttcagctacttttatatttctaaataaaacccaatgcAACCAGTAGCCTCCAAAAACCATCTAATGATAAATAGAGTTTTGCTTTGGCTGTGAAGGAGAGGaataatcagagaagcaaccaAGAGGCACATgctaactctggaggagctgcagaaattcaCAGCTGAGGCTCAGGAATCTGTTCACCAGACAGCCGTGAGTGATGCACTCCACAAATCAATTCTTGATTGAATTGATTTGTGGAgtggatgaagctaaatacaggaatattctggaagaaaacctgttagagtcTATAAAAATCTTGATATTGAGGCTTATATCTACCTTCCAGCAAggcaacatttctaaatatacAGAGATATGATGGAATGGTTTATATTACTTTTAAAGGggtcagtcaaagtccaaacccaACTCCAATTTTTAATCAGTGGCAAGAAATGCTGTAcattcaatctgactgaacttggGAAAATGTGTGAAGAACTTGAGTCTCTAGATAAGTAAAGTTGAGCCATGCTGATGTAACAGGAGAAAAAAGGCAGTTCTGcttgaataaaaaacacaacatagacttttttatttgtgaaaaaaaactgaaaactgtgtaattttcattttatgctactttgtgttgttctttcaatacaaaatccaaataaagtaAATTGAAGTTTGATGATATTGTTTGTgtaacaaaatattgaaaagttgAAGCCGTATGAATAATTATTAAAGGTTCTGCACTGTGACCAACCTGTGCTCCTTTCTTGCTGTCCCATCCTGCTGTAAGGAAACCAGCCTGCAgctcatctttgtttttataacataaTTCTTTCAGGACAGACGCTGCTGCAATCACCAGAGGAGGACTCTCCATCTGCACACtataacagaaacaaacattctAGATGTGTTACATAAATAACTATATAATTTAGAATGGACACTGCAAGAAAAAGGCAACAtacatctttaatttaaaacaatacgTTTTTCCCGTTGTATGGAAACTTGTTGGGTGTGTTTACCTGTGGAAGGACAGGTGAGACTTTGCTGATTTGATGACGGCTTGAGCGTCTGCCAGTGAACCAGCCATGCAGCAGAAGATCCGGTCATGAACCTGAATCACCTTGTTGATGGTTTTAGAAGAAACATATTCCctaaacaaaataatgacagaGACAGATTTATatgtaataatatattatttcaaacatatttttatatgatATTGGGAACAAAATGTATTGGGTTATCATAATCACTTCAAGTTCAAGTATATTTTACTATATATTATTGTTTCTGTGATggatatatataaatatttgcatatatacagtacagaccaaaggtttggacacaccttctaattcaatgggttttctttattttcatgactatttataaagcaagaaatcccacttattaacctgagagggcaggttgacctatgaagtgaaaaccatttcaggtgactacctcttgaagctcatcaagaaaatgcagagtgtgtgcaaagcagtaatcacagcaaaaggttgctactttgaagaaactagaatataaggggtattttcagttgttttacacttttttgcttagtgcatatttccacatatgttgttcatagttttgatgccttcagtgtgaatctacaatgtcaatagtcatgaaaataaaggaaactagttgaattaaaaggtgtgtccaaatttttggtctgtactgtgtatataaTACATGTATTGACATGTGCgtatatttttatgcatatttataaaatcagaACTGTAGGATACTGTCTTTAGTTCTCATCATTTGGTAtgatgacagagaaaaaaagaaaatgttttgggtgTAAATATGATTTTGGACATAATGTTGACCTTTATGTCATCATATATTTAGTCATGAATATGACATTCCCTCTGCTGTAAGGTCATGTGAAGTGACCCCTCTTCTCACCCTCCCATTGAAGCTCTGGAGTCAGATCCAATCACGACCCCTCCATCAAATATGGCAGCCAAGATGGTGGTCTgaggacaaacaaaaaacaggagagAGGGACAATAAGATAGACAGGTTTAACACATGCTGACGTATTCATTCATGCAACCTGAAAGAAGCTATGAATCCTGGGAAGTGGAGTTCTAAAACTGAGGAGCAGCGCTAAGATTTTCACCAAAAATTTAAGTTATTTCCTCTTGCAATTTTGAAATGTCCATTCTTATAAGAGCTTAAAAGGGAAACCTTAATAACTCACGATAAAGCATGACCTAAATGAGCCGCCATGATGATTTTCAGGTAACTACTCAGTTTGGCATCATTTTCACATGTAGGTAAATCggtctttttcatttttactctgtaaaaaaagggaaagaccAACATATGGCAATTATTGAAACTATGCGGATTAACTCACCCCTGTGCTGACTCCTTTGACTTTTGAGTCCGTGTAGTGtttctccattttctctgtaaaatcgaaagaaagaaaggagccGTGACGCTCAGAACAGCGACCTCAGGCGCACCGAGACGCGCAGCGAAGCCGCAGGAACAGCAACTATGGCGCTGTCAACTGTCCTCGAAACGCCCGGAGCTGGGTTTAATTTTGAAAACGCGACTAGGtaagagtttatttttgacGATCATCGGTTAAAACTATTCATTAGTGAAGAAAGAAGAACTGAAACTGACAGTTAAAGCAGGTTTACACCTGGATCAAAAGCGAAAGtaacttttttccttcttgtttatctgttttatcAAATGTGCACAATGAAATTGTGTATAATCTTAGCTGGTTctattatatataattaaatattctACAAATAATCATATAATTTCCCACCTGCACCCCGCCCCCGCCCTCTTGCGTCTTCTGTCCAGAAATG from Xiphophorus maculatus strain JP 163 A chromosome 13, X_maculatus-5.0-male, whole genome shotgun sequence encodes:
- the LOC102218720 gene encoding proteasome subunit beta type-9; protein product: MLGEAEPQWLSEEVKTGTTIIAIEFNGGVVLGSDSRVSAGASVVNRVMNKLSPLHDKIYCALSGSAADAQTIAEMVNYQLDVHSMEIGEDPQVRSAATLVKNISYKYKEELSAHLIVAGWDRKDGGQVFATLNGLLTKQPFAVGGSGSSYVYGFVDAEYRKGMNKKECQQFVVNTLSLAMNRDGSSGGVAYLVTIDEHGTEEKVILGNDLPTFFDQ
- the LOC102219251 gene encoding proteasome subunit beta type-6-B like protein gives rise to the protein MEKHYTDSKVKGVSTGTTILAAIFDGGVVIGSDSRASMGGEYVSSKTINKVIQVHDRIFCCMAGSLADAQAVIKSAKSHLSFHSVQMESPPLVIAAASVLKELCYKNKDELQAGFLTAGWDSKKGAQVYVVSLGGMLISQQVTIGGSGSTYIYGYVDAKYKPNMTREECLQFATNALALAMGRDNVSGGVAHLVVITGKGVEHVVVPGDKLPRFHDE